One genomic segment of Flavobacteriaceae bacterium includes these proteins:
- a CDS encoding tryptophan 2,3-dioxygenase, with protein MSKDDILKAIEEKYQKLGVPIHAMLEGLLWSKPITYWDYIQTDALLGLQTPRTTQPDEMVFIMYHQVNELLFKMILWEIDQVAKSKKITAEKFTKHLMRISRYFDILSSSFTVMADGMDPEQYLKFRNTLAPASGFQSAQYRKIEFASTELINLIDARFRDTIDRSSSFKNAYNHLYWQAAGVNHTTGEKSILIQLFDKKYMGDFIDFMEDYNECNLSKKFKQLPEDVQKNKELVEAMRHYDYTVNVKWVMAHYGAAGKYLGGDDKELEATGGSNWRKYLHPKYQRRIFYPYLWSEEELKNWGAF; from the coding sequence ATGAGTAAAGACGACATTTTAAAGGCCATAGAAGAAAAATACCAAAAATTGGGGGTTCCGATACATGCTATGCTGGAAGGACTTTTGTGGAGTAAACCCATTACCTACTGGGATTATATTCAAACAGATGCTTTGCTTGGATTGCAAACTCCAAGAACCACACAACCGGATGAAATGGTGTTTATTATGTATCATCAGGTAAACGAACTGTTGTTTAAAATGATTCTCTGGGAAATAGATCAAGTAGCGAAATCAAAAAAAATCACCGCAGAGAAGTTTACCAAACATTTGATGCGCATTAGCCGCTATTTTGACATACTATCCAGCTCTTTTACGGTAATGGCTGATGGAATGGATCCTGAACAATATTTGAAATTCAGAAATACTTTAGCTCCGGCAAGCGGTTTTCAGAGTGCTCAATACAGGAAAATTGAGTTTGCTTCTACCGAGTTAATCAATCTGATTGATGCCCGCTTCAGGGATACCATTGACAGGAGTTCTTCTTTTAAAAATGCTTATAATCATTTGTATTGGCAGGCTGCGGGTGTTAATCATACTACGGGTGAAAAATCGATTTTAATTCAATTGTTTGACAAAAAATACATGGGAGATTTTATTGATTTTATGGAAGATTATAATGAATGTAATCTTTCAAAAAAGTTCAAACAACTCCCTGAAGATGTTCAAAAAAATAAAGAACTTGTCGAAGCCATGCGGCACTATGATTATACGGTGAATGTAAAGTGGGTCATGGCTCATTATGGCGCAGCCGGAAAATATTTGGGCGGAGATGATAAAGAACTGGAAGCTACCGGAGGGAGTAATTGGCGCAAATACCTGCACCCTAAATATCAAAGAAGAATTTTTTATCCGTATTTATGGAGCGAAGAAGAACTAAAAAATTGGGGGGCGTTTTAA
- the hppD gene encoding 4-hydroxyphenylpyruvate dioxygenase has translation MSKEIKSVNYGLEKIFEGAEDFLPLLGTDYVEFYVGNAKQSAHFYKTAFGFQSHAYRGLETDSKDAVSYVLKQGKIRLVLTTPLNSKSPINDHIVRHGDGVKVIALWVDDAKSAYEETTKRGAKSFMEPMVEKDEYGEVVRAGIYTYGETIHTFIERKNYNGLFLPGFVKWTSDYNPTPVGLKYIDHMVGNVGWGQMNKWVKWYEEVMGFVNFLSFDDKQIHTEYSALMSKVMSNGNGRIKFPINEPAKAAKRSQIEEYLDFYEGEGVQHIAVATDDIIETVSQLKARGVEFLPPPPQAYYDMIPERLGEHMKIMKEDISRLQELSILVDADEEGYLLQIFTKPVEDRPTLFFEIIQRMGARGFGAGNFKALFESIEREQQKRGTL, from the coding sequence ATGAGTAAGGAAATAAAATCAGTAAACTACGGTTTAGAAAAAATATTTGAAGGAGCAGAAGATTTCCTTCCGTTATTAGGTACAGACTATGTAGAGTTCTATGTTGGAAATGCTAAGCAATCAGCACATTTTTACAAAACAGCTTTCGGATTTCAATCTCATGCCTACAGAGGTTTGGAAACAGACTCAAAAGATGCTGTAAGTTATGTTCTAAAACAAGGCAAGATCAGATTGGTTTTAACCACACCTTTAAACAGCAAATCTCCGATCAATGACCATATTGTTCGCCATGGAGACGGAGTAAAAGTGATTGCTTTATGGGTAGATGATGCAAAAAGCGCTTACGAAGAAACCACCAAACGTGGTGCAAAATCTTTTATGGAACCAATGGTCGAAAAAGATGAATACGGAGAAGTTGTCAGAGCCGGAATATACACGTATGGAGAAACCATTCATACATTTATCGAACGTAAAAACTACAATGGGTTATTTTTACCTGGATTCGTGAAATGGACATCTGACTACAATCCTACTCCGGTAGGATTAAAATACATTGATCATATGGTGGGAAATGTTGGCTGGGGACAAATGAATAAATGGGTAAAATGGTACGAAGAGGTCATGGGATTTGTGAACTTTTTATCGTTTGATGATAAACAAATTCATACAGAATATTCCGCTTTAATGAGCAAGGTAATGAGCAACGGAAACGGGCGAATCAAATTTCCTATCAATGAACCTGCAAAAGCAGCTAAACGTTCCCAAATAGAAGAATATTTGGATTTTTATGAAGGAGAAGGCGTACAGCATATAGCTGTGGCTACGGATGATATTATTGAAACGGTTTCCCAGCTAAAAGCAAGGGGAGTTGAATTTTTACCGCCGCCACCGCAGGCCTATTATGATATGATTCCGGAACGCTTGGGAGAACATATGAAAATCATGAAAGAAGATATTTCCAGGTTACAAGAACTTTCTATTTTGGTAGATGCCGACGAAGAAGGCTATTTGCTACAAATTTTTACCAAACCGGTAGAAGACAGGCCTACGTTGTTTTTTGAAATCATACAAAGAATGGGAGCCAGAGGTTTTGGCGCAGGAAATTTTAAAGCTTTGTTCGAATCTATTGAAAGAGAACAGCAGAAAAGAGGGACTTTGTAA
- a CDS encoding homogentisate 1,2-dioxygenase produces MPFYYKLGNIPPKRHTQFRKEDGSLYYEQLFGTIGFDGMSSNLYHEHRPTMVKEIKKQYAVAPKIAKANHIQSYRFRGFQVPPVDGYLESRKTVLTNADCNIILAAPKNSFRDYFYKNTDADELIFIHKGSGTLRTHMGNLDFSYGDYLLIPRGIIYQIDFDSENNRLFIVESYRPIYTPKRYRNWFGQLLEHAPFCERDIRQPQKLETYDEKGDFLMKVKKQDEIIEMIYASHPFDVVGYDGYNYPYAFSIHDFEPITGRIHQPPPVHQTFETDAFVVCSFVPRLYDYHPDSIPAPYNHSNIDSDEVLYYVDGDFMSRNDIDAGHISLHPAGIPHGPHPGATERSIGQTKTEELAVMVDTFKPLKITEEAMKIADEDYHKSWLE; encoded by the coding sequence ATGCCTTTTTATTATAAACTTGGGAACATTCCACCCAAAAGACATACACAATTCAGAAAAGAAGATGGAAGCTTATATTATGAGCAACTGTTTGGAACCATAGGTTTTGACGGGATGTCATCTAATTTATATCATGAACACAGACCTACTATGGTCAAGGAGATCAAAAAACAATATGCTGTTGCTCCAAAAATTGCTAAGGCTAACCATATTCAGTCCTATCGATTCAGAGGATTTCAGGTTCCTCCGGTTGACGGCTATTTAGAAAGTAGAAAAACGGTCTTAACGAATGCTGATTGTAATATTATTTTAGCAGCGCCTAAAAACTCATTTAGAGATTATTTTTATAAAAATACAGATGCAGACGAATTGATCTTTATTCACAAAGGTTCGGGAACGCTAAGAACTCATATGGGAAACTTAGATTTTAGTTATGGTGATTATTTACTCATTCCAAGAGGTATTATCTATCAGATCGATTTTGATTCCGAAAACAATCGTTTGTTTATTGTAGAATCCTACCGGCCTATTTATACGCCTAAGAGATATAGAAACTGGTTTGGGCAACTTTTAGAGCACGCTCCTTTCTGTGAGCGTGATATCCGTCAGCCACAAAAACTGGAAACCTATGACGAAAAAGGAGATTTCTTGATGAAAGTAAAAAAACAAGATGAAATTATAGAAATGATCTACGCTTCGCACCCTTTTGATGTAGTAGGCTATGATGGCTATAATTATCCGTATGCATTTTCAATTCACGATTTCGAACCCATTACGGGAAGAATTCATCAACCGCCTCCGGTACATCAAACTTTTGAAACCGATGCTTTTGTAGTTTGTAGTTTTGTACCTCGCTTGTATGACTATCACCCTGATTCCATTCCTGCACCGTACAATCACAGTAATATAGATTCTGATGAAGTTTTATATTATGTAGATGGTGATTTTATGAGTCGGAATGATATAGATGCCGGACATATTTCTTTGCATCCTGCCGGAATTCCACACGGGCCACACCCGGGGGCTACCGAAAGAAGTATCGGCCAAACAAAAACAGAAGAATTGGCAGTAATGGTAGACACGTTTAAACCGTTAAAGATTACAGAAGAAGCTATGAAAATAGCGGATGAAGATTATCACAAATCTTGGCTTGAATAG
- a CDS encoding IS4 family transposase, whose translation MKKTNASTKSSELNSVLSSHFQGKINLARIKLISHFIIALCKVQTVTFEKVANAFETSVDSKSSLRRIQRFIADYSLDGDLIARLIFSLLPKQEGLILSIDRTNWKFGQTNINIFKLGVVYKGVAFPLLFTMLDKPGNSNSQERIDLVNRFIRLFGKDVIKSIVADREFVGNHWLDFLNTNGIKYYIRIRNNFKVELPDKNKTIKVFHLFNPHKINEFVYYPKIVRVNGQLCFLSGCKLYPKNGKPDFLIIVSFNAPDKAFEQYKERWQIEMCFKAMKASGFDIENTHLQDIKRIEKLVLFVMMAFVWCYKVGIYLHQIKPIKIKKHGRMAKSIFKYGLDYIASVLLNPVNQNNMNLTKFLSCT comes from the coding sequence ATGAAAAAAACCAATGCTTCCACTAAAAGTAGTGAATTAAATTCAGTTTTAAGTTCTCATTTCCAAGGTAAGATCAATTTGGCAAGAATCAAACTCATATCACATTTCATTATCGCCCTCTGTAAGGTACAGACAGTTACCTTTGAAAAGGTAGCCAACGCTTTTGAGACCTCAGTAGATTCGAAGTCATCACTCAGACGTATTCAAAGATTTATTGCTGATTATTCGTTGGATGGAGATTTGATCGCTCGTCTTATATTTAGTCTCCTTCCTAAGCAAGAGGGATTGATCTTGAGTATTGATAGGACCAATTGGAAGTTTGGTCAGACCAACATCAACATTTTTAAGTTGGGAGTTGTCTATAAAGGTGTTGCCTTCCCATTGTTATTTACTATGTTAGATAAGCCAGGGAACTCTAACAGTCAGGAGCGTATTGATCTTGTGAATCGTTTCATAAGACTTTTTGGCAAAGATGTTATTAAATCCATTGTAGCCGATAGAGAGTTTGTAGGTAATCATTGGTTGGATTTCTTGAATACAAATGGAATCAAATATTATATCCGCATTCGAAACAACTTTAAGGTAGAGCTTCCTGATAAGAACAAAACCATCAAAGTATTTCACTTGTTTAATCCACATAAGATCAATGAGTTTGTGTATTATCCTAAAATTGTACGTGTTAATGGTCAGCTTTGTTTCCTTTCCGGATGCAAGTTGTACCCAAAAAATGGAAAGCCTGATTTCTTAATCATTGTATCGTTCAACGCTCCTGATAAGGCCTTTGAACAATACAAAGAACGATGGCAGATAGAGATGTGTTTTAAAGCAATGAAAGCCAGTGGCTTTGATATTGAAAACACACACCTGCAAGATATTAAGCGTATTGAAAAATTAGTACTGTTTGTAATGATGGCTTTCGTATGGTGTTACAAAGTTGGTATATATTTACATCAGATTAAGCCTATCAAAATAAAAAAGCATGGAAGAATGGCTAAAAGCATATTCAAATATGGATTAGATTATATCGCTTCTGTGCTATTAAACCCTGTAAATCAAAACAATATGAACTTGACTAAATTTTTGTCATGTACTTAG
- a CDS encoding 2Fe-2S iron-sulfur cluster binding domain-containing protein — translation MTDITLKITDREGVLHEVKAPTDMSMNLMEIIRSYELAPEGTIGVCGGMAMCASCQCYIKSNHKLPEMSDDEDLMLAEAFYVEGNSRLVCQIPITPELNGLEITMAPES, via the coding sequence ATGACAGACATTACCCTAAAGATAACCGATAGGGAAGGAGTGTTACATGAAGTAAAGGCACCAACAGATATGTCAATGAATCTGATGGAAATTATTCGCTCTTATGAGTTGGCTCCGGAAGGAACTATCGGTGTTTGCGGAGGAATGGCAATGTGTGCTTCCTGTCAATGTTATATTAAATCAAACCACAAGCTACCCGAAATGTCAGATGATGAAGATTTGATGTTAGCAGAAGCATTTTATGTAGAAGGCAACAGTCGTTTAGTTTGTCAAATACCAATTACTCCGGAATTGAATGGATTAGAAATAACAATGGCACCGGAGAGTTAA
- a CDS encoding ferredoxin--NADP(+) reductase: MIKTDILIIGAGPTGLFTVFEAGLLKLKCHLIDAMPQAGGQCSEIYPKKPIYDIPAYPEILAGDLTDKLMEQIKPFNPGFTLGERAETIEKYDDNTFIVTTNKGTKHCAPVVAIAGGLGSFEPRKPPIPNITDFEDKGIEYIIRDPEIYRNKKVVIAGGGDSALDWAIFLVNVASEVTLVHRRNEFRGALDSVEKIQELKDRGKINLITPAEVKEIHGQDHLTGVSIIKNSDGKITLTVDHFIPLFGLSPKLGPIANWGLEIEKNAIKVNNALDYQTNIPGIYAIGDVNTYPGKLKLILCGFHEATLMCQSAYQRIHPNKKYVMKYTTVSGVEGFDGSKKEAPKAVIKKIE, encoded by the coding sequence ATGATAAAAACAGATATTTTAATTATTGGAGCAGGTCCTACAGGGCTTTTTACCGTTTTTGAAGCCGGATTATTAAAATTAAAGTGTCATTTGATAGATGCAATGCCCCAGGCAGGGGGTCAATGCTCAGAGATTTATCCTAAAAAACCTATTTATGATATTCCGGCATATCCCGAAATTCTAGCCGGTGATTTAACGGATAAATTGATGGAGCAAATTAAGCCGTTTAACCCGGGATTTACGCTGGGTGAGCGAGCCGAAACCATCGAAAAATATGATGATAATACATTTATAGTGACCACAAATAAAGGAACAAAACATTGTGCTCCCGTAGTAGCCATTGCAGGTGGATTGGGAAGTTTTGAACCCAGAAAACCCCCTATTCCGAATATTACAGATTTTGAAGATAAGGGAATAGAATACATTATCCGTGACCCTGAAATCTATAGAAATAAAAAAGTAGTGATTGCCGGAGGAGGAGATTCTGCATTAGATTGGGCTATTTTTTTGGTTAATGTCGCTTCGGAAGTTACATTGGTACATAGAAGGAATGAATTTCGCGGAGCATTAGACTCAGTAGAAAAAATTCAGGAGTTAAAAGACAGAGGAAAAATAAATCTAATCACTCCTGCGGAAGTAAAAGAAATTCATGGACAAGATCATCTAACAGGAGTATCCATCATCAAAAACAGTGATGGAAAAATTACTTTAACTGTAGATCATTTTATTCCCTTATTTGGGTTATCGCCAAAATTAGGGCCCATTGCCAACTGGGGATTAGAAATAGAAAAGAATGCAATCAAAGTAAACAATGCACTGGATTATCAAACCAATATACCGGGAATATATGCCATTGGGGATGTCAATACCTACCCGGGAAAGTTAAAACTAATTTTGTGTGGATTCCACGAAGCCACTCTCATGTGCCAAAGTGCTTATCAACGGATTCATCCCAATAAAAAATATGTAATGAAATACACAACTGTTAGCGGGGTTGAAGGTTTTGACGGATCTAAAAAAGAAGCCCCAAAAGCAGTAATTAAAAAGATAGAATAG
- a CDS encoding NifU family protein, which yields MTTQETLENVEKALGEIRPFLESDGGNIKLLSIEDATVKVQLEGNCIGCSVNQITLKNGVEATIKRYVPHIKEVINIE from the coding sequence ATGACAACACAAGAAACCTTGGAAAATGTTGAAAAAGCATTGGGCGAAATTCGCCCCTTTTTAGAAAGTGATGGTGGTAACATCAAACTTCTTTCTATTGAAGATGCGACTGTTAAAGTTCAGTTAGAGGGGAATTGTATCGGGTGTTCTGTAAATCAAATAACACTTAAAAACGGTGTGGAAGCTACCATTAAAAGATATGTCCCCCATATCAAGGAAGTCATTAATATTGAATAA
- a CDS encoding P-loop NTPase: MSFKKQDIYKALETITAPGEGKNLMENNNVTNVVVFGDEIVVDITISNPTLQAKKKIEGEVMKVIHQQIDQKIDVKVNIKSVPNPKKKDENLIRGKEIPNIQNIIAIASGKGGVGKSTITANIAITLAKMGFKVGVLDADVYGPSMHLMFGVEKERPLSVNVDGRSKMKPIENYGVKLLSLGFFTNPNQAVIWRGPMASKALNQLIFDGDWGALDFLLIDLPPGTGDVHLSIVQALPVNGAVVVSTPQNIALADAKKGVAMFQQESIKVPVLGIVENMAYFTPEELPDNRYYIFGKNGAKYLAEDIETQFLGEIPLVQSIREASDVGHPVALQENTPLEKAFSEITKEMVSELLKRNANLPPTEVVRITTMSGCSTVKK; encoded by the coding sequence ATGTCTTTTAAAAAGCAAGATATATATAAAGCTTTGGAAACTATTACCGCTCCCGGCGAAGGAAAAAACCTGATGGAGAATAACAATGTAACCAATGTAGTGGTTTTTGGAGATGAGATTGTGGTGGATATCACTATTAGCAACCCGACATTACAAGCCAAGAAGAAAATAGAAGGAGAAGTAATGAAGGTAATTCATCAGCAGATCGATCAAAAAATTGATGTAAAAGTCAACATAAAATCAGTACCAAACCCCAAAAAAAAAGACGAGAATTTGATTCGGGGAAAAGAAATCCCGAATATTCAAAACATCATTGCAATAGCTTCGGGAAAAGGAGGTGTAGGAAAATCAACAATAACAGCCAATATAGCTATCACTTTAGCTAAAATGGGATTTAAAGTAGGAGTTTTAGACGCAGATGTTTATGGGCCGTCTATGCATTTAATGTTTGGTGTTGAGAAAGAAAGGCCATTATCCGTAAATGTAGATGGCCGTTCTAAAATGAAACCTATAGAAAACTATGGAGTTAAATTATTATCGCTGGGATTTTTTACCAACCCGAATCAGGCGGTTATTTGGCGTGGCCCTATGGCTTCCAAAGCACTAAATCAACTCATTTTTGATGGCGATTGGGGAGCGTTGGATTTTTTACTGATCGATTTACCTCCCGGAACAGGAGATGTACATTTATCCATAGTACAGGCGCTCCCTGTTAACGGAGCTGTAGTGGTCAGTACACCGCAAAATATTGCATTGGCCGATGCAAAAAAGGGAGTAGCAATGTTTCAACAGGAAAGTATTAAAGTACCTGTATTGGGAATAGTAGAAAATATGGCCTATTTCACTCCGGAAGAATTACCGGACAATAGATATTATATTTTTGGTAAAAACGGAGCAAAGTATCTGGCAGAAGACATAGAAACACAATTCTTAGGAGAAATTCCTCTGGTACAAAGTATTCGTGAAGCAAGTGATGTTGGTCATCCCGTAGCATTACAGGAAAATACGCCTTTGGAAAAAGCATTTTCTGAAATTACTAAAGAAATGGTTTCAGAATTGTTAAAAAGAAATGCTAACTTGCCACCAACGGAAGTTGTAAGAATTACAACAATGAGCGGTTGTAGCACCGTTAAAAAGTAA
- a CDS encoding IS3 family transposase (programmed frameshift): MSNPRNFYTKEFKHKAVELSYAKGSIKQTCKDLDISISSLSRWGQELKQYGNKNSFPGKGNLKLTDQEREIIALKKELQDIHLENEIFKKGGKHFLQERQEKYQFIKYHKLKFPVEKMCSILKVSRSSYYNWLKCGSSKRWLTNERIMFFIQKIFEDSYHSYVSPRIKKELEKYGYFVSPRRISKLMKLLGLFVRRSYKFRALTDSNHKYPIAPNLLNQNFSVDRENQVWVSDMTYISTKQGWMYLTVIIDLFNRKVVGWSFSKDLTTENTIINAWKMAINKIQITKDLIFHSDRGSQYASHNFTDLIKSYNGLIKQSMSRKGNCWDNAVAESFFKSLKVEWVYKYQYLTKSQAELSVFKWIETWYNRKRLHSALGLKSIEEFETEMKNQTLAA, encoded by the exons ATGTCAAACCCACGAAATTTTTATACCAAAGAATTTAAGCATAAGGCAGTAGAGTTAAGTTATGCAAAAGGTAGTATAAAACAAACTTGTAAAGATTTGGATATTTCCATATCCTCTTTATCTCGCTGGGGTCAAGAATTAAAACAATACGGTAATAAAAATAGTTTTCCTGGTAAAGGGAATTTAAAATTAACAGATCAAGAGCGAGAAATTATAGCTTTAAAAAAAGAATTACAGGATATTCATTTAGAGAATGAGATAT TTAAAAAAGGCGGTAAGCATTTTCTCCAAGAGCGACAAGAGAAGTATCAATTTATAAAATATCATAAATTGAAATTTCCTGTTGAGAAAATGTGTAGTATTTTAAAAGTAAGTAGAAGTAGTTATTATAATTGGCTTAAGTGTGGTTCTTCAAAACGATGGTTAACAAATGAACGTATTATGTTTTTTATACAAAAAATATTTGAAGATAGTTATCATAGCTATGTATCTCCTAGAATAAAAAAGGAATTAGAAAAGTATGGCTATTTTGTTTCTCCAAGAAGGATCAGTAAGTTGATGAAGTTACTTGGCTTATTTGTAAGGCGGTCTTATAAATTTAGAGCGTTAACAGATTCTAATCATAAATATCCCATAGCACCAAATTTATTAAATCAAAACTTTAGTGTTGATAGAGAAAATCAAGTATGGGTGTCAGATATGACTTATATTTCTACAAAACAAGGCTGGATGTACTTAACTGTAATTATAGATTTGTTTAATAGAAAGGTAGTGGGATGGTCGTTTAGTAAAGACTTAACCACAGAAAATACCATTATCAATGCTTGGAAAATGGCTATTAACAAAATTCAGATTACAAAAGATTTAATTTTTCATTCTGACAGAGGTTCTCAATATGCTAGTCATAATTTTACAGATTTGATTAAATCTTACAACGGTTTAATAAAACAATCTATGAGTAGAAAAGGAAATTGTTGGGACAATGCCGTAGCAGAATCTTTCTTTAAATCTTTGAAGGTAGAATGGGTCTATAAATACCAATATCTAACAAAATCTCAAGCAGAATTATCTGTCTTTAAATGGATAGAAACTTGGTACAATAGAAAAAGATTACACTCAGCTTTAGGATTAAAATCTATTGAAGAATTTGAAACAGAAATGAAAAATCAAACATTAGCAGCATAA